A window of the Solidesulfovibrio fructosivorans JJ] genome harbors these coding sequences:
- a CDS encoding polymorphic toxin type 44 domain-containing protein, whose product MPRDNYVSTEDTETQEMDSLSESLLEISTFYAIQNKIMKIRYGTIGNKDERDGFIDPNLPPLKIPAHPADANIDENITKARESFNPFWFIDMVKPKGAWDYKRRSREYEDFGNFNFGATAKAFGFQEKWALQAAGIVQIFQHKASADFYDEKYLQALIDFKKAFNGPPYGDEKRDQEMIKLGFRYYDDIYLNKYGWKLTTKEDVLIAAQQAREAAFPLSSYIADQLQKLLN is encoded by the coding sequence ATGCCAAGAGATAATTATGTAAGCACTGAAGACACCGAAACCCAAGAGATGGACTCCCTTTCAGAATCATTACTTGAGATAAGTACATTCTATGCCATTCAAAACAAAATAATGAAGATACGCTATGGCACTATTGGCAATAAGGACGAGAGAGATGGATTTATCGATCCAAACCTTCCGCCACTTAAAATTCCTGCACATCCAGCAGACGCAAACATTGACGAGAATATAACTAAGGCGAGAGAGAGTTTCAACCCTTTTTGGTTTATAGATATGGTCAAACCGAAAGGAGCATGGGACTATAAGCGCAGAAGTCGCGAATATGAAGATTTTGGCAATTTTAACTTTGGCGCAACCGCAAAAGCTTTTGGCTTTCAAGAGAAGTGGGCACTTCAAGCAGCTGGCATTGTACAAATTTTTCAACACAAGGCCAGTGCCGATTTCTATGATGAAAAATACTTGCAGGCATTAATTGATTTTAAAAAAGCATTTAATGGTCCTCCCTATGGAGATGAAAAAAGAGATCAGGAAATGATAAAACTAGGATTTCGTTATTATGACGATATTTATTTAAACAAATATGGCTGGAAACTAACAACAAAAGAAGATGTCCTCATAGCAGCCCAACAAGCTAGAGAAGCTGCGTTCCCATTATCCTCATACATAGCGGATCAATTGCAAAAATTGCTTAACTGA
- a CDS encoding 7-cyano-7-deazaguanine synthase translates to MKKVYVLLSGGIDSSACAHFYQQADFLVEAIFFSYGQAASAKEEIASKNIADHLGIHLTKYNLETTQTFSTGELIGRNAFFIFSAIFFSRITNGSISLGIHAGTTYYDCSAIFFDRINKLVNEYTNGCVNIQAPFLKWTKNDIYQYFLSTKIPIELTYSCELGSDYPCGRCASCRDRKALGC, encoded by the coding sequence ATGAAAAAAGTTTATGTCTTGTTGAGCGGAGGAATCGATTCTTCAGCTTGTGCTCACTTTTATCAACAGGCAGACTTTCTAGTAGAAGCTATTTTCTTTAGTTACGGCCAAGCTGCTTCAGCTAAAGAAGAAATAGCTTCTAAAAATATTGCAGACCATCTTGGAATCCATCTGACTAAATACAACCTCGAGACTACCCAAACATTTTCTACGGGAGAATTGATCGGAAGGAATGCTTTTTTCATTTTTTCAGCAATCTTTTTTTCACGAATAACAAATGGATCAATCAGTCTTGGCATTCATGCTGGAACAACGTATTATGACTGTTCTGCTATTTTTTTTGACAGAATTAACAAACTAGTAAATGAATACACAAATGGATGCGTCAATATTCAGGCACCTTTTCTTAAATGGACAAAAAATGATATTTATCAATATTTTTTGTCAACAAAAATTCCCATAGAACTTACATATAGTTGCGAGTTAGGATCAGATTATCCGTGTGGAAGATGTGCATCGTGTAGAGACAGGAAGGCCTTGGGATGCTAG
- a CDS encoding CBASS oligonucleotide cyclase: protein MGGGGAYTPFSPRRTPEQISQRIREEEAKAAAASFNSELGQFINNQLAKFNSRDIELVSERLESLLDTIKDRLDISVNTLFGGSVAKHTYVDGLSDIDSMLVINDSALTEKTPSAILDLLTRTLKSTYTQAAKIDHGKLAITVDFFDGMSIQLLPTIKSEHGLRISSEDGNKWSSINPSKFQELLTKRNYECASKLIPTIKIVKSIIGTLPEARQLSGYHIESLSINIFKNYNGAKTCQEMVNIFLKRRETLF from the coding sequence ATGGGTGGCGGCGGAGCATATACCCCATTTAGCCCTCGTAGAACACCTGAGCAAATAAGTCAACGTATCCGCGAAGAAGAAGCAAAAGCTGCTGCGGCTTCATTTAACTCAGAGCTAGGGCAGTTTATCAATAACCAACTAGCAAAATTCAACTCACGAGATATTGAGCTCGTTTCGGAACGTTTAGAGTCTCTACTTGACACCATTAAGGATAGACTCGATATATCTGTCAACACTTTATTTGGAGGTTCTGTTGCCAAACACACTTACGTTGACGGATTGAGCGATATCGACTCAATGCTTGTCATTAACGACTCGGCATTAACTGAAAAAACTCCATCAGCCATTTTAGACTTGTTAACACGCACATTAAAAAGCACTTATACTCAAGCCGCAAAAATAGACCACGGAAAGCTGGCAATCACTGTAGATTTTTTTGACGGCATGTCTATCCAACTTCTTCCGACAATTAAGTCAGAGCATGGATTAAGAATATCTTCAGAAGATGGCAACAAATGGTCATCAATTAACCCTTCAAAATTTCAAGAACTTTTAACCAAAAGAAATTACGAGTGTGCGTCTAAGCTTATTCCAACCATAAAAATAGTCAAATCAATCATTGGAACACTACCTGAAGCGAGACAGCTTTCTGGATACCACATTGAAAGTCTTTCTATCAACATTTTTAAAAACTATAATGGTGCAAAAACTTGCCAAGAAATGGTAAATATTTTTTTGAAAAGGCGCGAGACGCTATTTTAA
- a CDS encoding helix-turn-helix domain-containing protein, giving the protein MPIASKFDAMKLRTMITEGKTAQQIMDAFDIPKTTLKNHLTKLMTLDEKFYKIEGMDARVASGSVKFSKNGLRLSPTLLANYGFSQGDEFNVSCLEAGKIVLEKK; this is encoded by the coding sequence ATGCCTATCGCATCGAAATTTGACGCGATGAAACTTCGCACCATGATCACCGAAGGGAAAACCGCTCAGCAAATTATGGATGCCTTCGATATTCCCAAAACCACCCTGAAAAACCATCTCACGAAGCTGATGACGCTGGATGAGAAATTCTACAAGATCGAAGGGATGGATGCTCGCGTGGCCTCTGGAAGCGTGAAGTTCTCGAAGAATGGTCTCCGTCTGTCCCCGACGCTTCTGGCCAACTACGGGTTCAGCCAGGGCGACGAGTTCAATGTGTCCTGTTTGGAAGCAGGGAAAATTGTGCTGGAGAAGAAGTAG